A stretch of DNA from Oharaeibacter diazotrophicus:
AACAGCGGACTCTCGACCGAGGCCTGCCGGGCCGCCATCCAGTTGACGTTGCCGCGCAGGGTGTTGATCTCGCCGTTGTGGGCGACCATCCGGTAGGGATGGGCGAGCTTCCAGGACGGGAAGGTGTTGGTGGAGAAGCGCTGGTGCACGAGCGCGAGCGCCGACACGAAGCGCGGGTCCTTCAGGTCGGCGTAGTAGGCGCCGAGCTGGTAGGCCAGGAACATGCCCTTGTAGACGATGGTGCGCGAGGACAGCGACACCACGTAGAAACCGGAGTCCTCGACGCCGGAGCGGGCGTAGACCTTGTTGGAGACGACCTTGCGCAGGAGGAACAGCCGGCGCTCGAAGTCGTCCTGGTCGGCGACCGACGGGCCGCGACCGATGAACACCTGACGGTGCACCGGCTCGGTGGCGGCGATGTCCGGCGCCTTGGAGAGGCAGGAATTGTCGACCGGCACGTCGCGCCAGCCGAGCAGCACCTGGCCCTCGGCGGCGACGACCTCGGCGACCACGCCCTCGCACCACGCGCGGAACTCGGCGTCGCGCGGCATGAACAGGTGGCCGACCGCATATGCGCCGGGTTCGGGCAGTTCGAAGCCGAGGCTGCCGCTTTCGGCGGCAAAGAAGGCGTGCGGGATCTGCACCAGCATGCCGGCGCCGTCGCCCATCAGCGGGTCCGCGCCGACCGCGCCGCGGTGGGTGAGGTTCTCGAGGATCTGCAGGCCGCTCGCGACGATGTCGTGGCTCTTCTCGCCCTTCAGGCTGGCGATGAAGCCGACGCCGCAGGCGTCGTGCTCGCGGCTCGGGTGGTAGAGCCCGCCGGCGGCGGCGCCGGCGCGCGCTTTCGCCGTCATGGCGACCGTGCGATCGGTCGCGATGCGTCCGTCGGTGGCAGTCGGCACGGCTTCGGCTTCGACGCGGTCGGTCATCCCAGTTCCCCATGTGCCCGGGCGCGCGGCGCCCGTTCGCGTTTTCCCCACGGCGGCGCCGAGCAAGCTCCGTGCCCGCGCGGCGACACCCCCTCTCCGCCACGTCCCCCGGCGGTCCGTCGCCCGGCGGGCCGCGTCCGGCGACGCGACCCGGCGCAACGGCGCCGGCGATGACGTGGTCCCCTCGTTCCCCGGTCCGGTCGTCGCACCGACCCGACGCGGACAGCCGTCGCCTCCGGCGGGCGGGGCCCGGGAGGGACAGCATCTCGTCGCCGACCGGCGGGCGAATGACCGCCCGACCGGCTTAGACCACCCGGCGGCGACCGTTTCAATCGGTCCGATCGCCGCCCCTCGCGTTGCACGAGCGGGCAACATACGGTCGATCCGAGCCGGCGCGCCGGAAATCTTCTTGCGTGGAACCGGCTTGCGGCGGGAAGGCCGCAGGCGGTCCGGCCCGCCTCTCCGTCAACTATCGCGGATCCGCATGGCTGATGCGTAATTCGCATAACCATTCGGGCAGGTCAACCGTCCTGTCCCATTTTTCGATGCTGCGGCGCACAGGTGAGAACGGCATGCAACGGCCGCATGGGAGGGGCCGCGCCGTGCCGCTTCCCGGCCGCGCCGGCGGGGAATAGATTGGGCGCCATGCACTTCGCCAGCGACAACTGGGCGGGAGCCTCGGCGCCGGTCGCCGCCGCTCTCGCCGACGTCAACCACGGTCTCGTCCCCGCCTATGGCGGCGACGACGCCACCCGCACGGCCACCGAATGGTTCGCCGAGATCTTCGAGAAGGAAGTCTCGGTGTTCTTCGTCGCCACCGGCACCGCCGCCAACGCGCTGGCGCTCGCCGCCTTCGCCAAGCCCGGCGGCTTCGTGTTCTGCCACGAGGCGGCCCACGTGGCCGTCGACGAGGCCGGCGCGCCGGAGTTCTTCGCCGGCGGCGGCAAGCTGGCGCCGCTCCCCGGTCCGCGCGGCAAGATCGACGCGGCGAGCCTCGAGGCGGCGATCCGGCGGCATCAGCCGCCGTCGGTGCACAACGGCCGCCCGGTCGCGGTCACCATCACCCAGGCGAGCGAGTGGGGCACGGTCTACACCCCCGACGAGGTCCGCGAGATCGCCCAGGTCGCCCACCGCCACGGCCTCAAGCTGCACATGGACGGCGCCCGCTTCGCCAACGCGCTGGTGGCGCTCAACGTCTCGGCCGCCGACCTGACCTGGAAGGCCGGCGTCGACGTCCTCTCCTTCGGCGGCACCAAGAACGGCTGCTGGTGCGCCGAGGCGGTGGTGATGTTCGACCACCGCCACGCCGACGACCTCGCCTATGCGCGCAAGCGTGCCGGCCAGCTGTTCTCCAAGAGCCGCTTCGTCGCCGCCCAGTTCCAGGGCTACTTCGACCACGGCCACTGGCTCGACAACGCCGTGCACGCCAACGCCATGGCCAAGCGCCTCGCCGGCGGCATCGCGCAGTCCAAGGAGGGCCGGCTGCTGTTCGAGCCCGAGGCCAACGAGGTGTTCGCGATCTGGCCGAAGGCGACCTCGAAGCGGCTGCGCGCCGCCGGCGCCAGCTTCTACGACTGGCCGGCCGAGGGGCTTCCCGCCGAAGAGATGCCGGCCGCGGACGAGGACCTCGTCCGCCTCGTCACTTCCTTCGCCACCTCCAAGCACGACGTCGCCGCCTTCGTGAAGCTGCTCGGCGCCGGCGACGGCATCGGGGTGTGATCCCGGCCGCGCGGCACCCGCGCGGCGACCGACCACCAACGAGAACGCCCCGGCCGCTGGCGCGACCGGGGCGTTTCCGCATCCGGATCCGGAGACCCGTGTGCCGTCAGTTCACCGTGGCCTCGATGCGCTTCTCGGCGCCCTCGGCGCGGCCGATCGGGATCTGCCGGGTGCGCTTCTCCTCGGGGATCTCGCGGACGAGATCGACGTGGAGCAGGCCGTTCTCCAGGCTGGCACCGCGGACCTCGACGTGGTCGGCGAGCTGGAAGCGGCGCTCGAAGGCGCGGGAGGCGATGCCGCGGTAGAGCATCTCGACTCCCTCGCGGGCCTCCGCCTTCTTCTCGCCCTTCACCGTCAGCGTATTCTCGCGCGCCTCGATGGCGAGGTCGGCGTCGGAGAAGCCGGCGACCGCGATGGTGATGCGGTAGGCGTTGTCGCCGGTGCGCTCGATGTTGTAGGGCGGGTAGGTCTGGCCCGAGGCGTCGCTGGTCGCCAGCTGATCGAGCATCGAGAAGAGGCGATCGAAACCGACGGTGGAACGGTACAGCGGGCTGAAATCGACTTGACGCATGACATGTCCTCCGATGAGAAGCGACAGATGGTCGGATCGTCGGGGCCGTTTCTGGGGACGCCGTCTCGGCCGTCCCCGGGGTCCCTCGTCCGGCGGGCCCCGCTCGGGGCGCCCGCGACGTTGAAGTAGGAAGCCGCCGGATCGGCTTCAAGGCCAGCCGGAGGCGGCCGTCGCGTTCAGACTTCCGTCGTCTCCGCCGTGCCAGGATGCGGCGCCCCGCACCGTACCAATGCCAGTCGATGGACCTGCTCGACCTCCCCGACAATCCCGTCCCGCCGGACACCGCGGTCGTCGCCGCGGTGACGGGCGACGGCGTCACGCTGCGCGTCGCGCGCTTTCCCGCCGACCGCCGCCCGGTGCGCGGCACGGTGGTGATCTTCCAGGGCCGCGGCGAGCAGATCGAGAAGTATTTCCGCGTCGTCGGCGAACTCCGTGCCCGCGGCTTCGCGGTGGTCGCCTTCGACTGGCGCGGGCAGGGTGGCTCGGCCCGTCTCGTCGGCGCCGACGTCGGCCACGTCGGCCGTTTCTCCGACTACCGGCTCGACATCGAGGCGGTGCGCCGGCAGGTGGCGCTGCCCGACTGTCCGCCGCCCTTCTTCGGGCTCGGCCACTCGATGGGCGGGCACATCCTGCTCGCCGCCGCCGAGATCCTGCCGCCGTGGCTGTCGCGGCTGGTGCTGACGGCGCCGATGCTGGACTTCCAAGGCCAGTCGCGCGCCAGACTGCGCCGGATCGCCGGACTCGTCTGCGCGCTCGGCCTCGGCGCGACGGGCACGCCCGGCCACGGCGAGCGCGTCGCCGCCGTCCGGCGCTTCGAGGGCAATCCGCTCACCGGCGACCGCGCGATGCACCGGATCATGATGGACCTGACCGCGATCCGGCCCGACCTCGGCGTCGGCACGCCGACCTGGCGCTGGGTGCTGGAGGCGGCCCGCTCGATGGACCGCATGGACGAGCCCGACTTTCCCGCCACCGTGCCGCTGCCGGTGCTGATGGTGAACTCGGGCGGCGACCGCATCGTGTCGCCGGCCGCGGTCGAGCGGATGGCGCGGCGGCTGCGCACCGCCGGCTACGTGCTGGTGCCCGGCGCCGAGCACGAGGTGACGATGGAGCGCCCGGCCTACCGGGCGCAGTTCTGGGCCGCCTTCGACGCCTTCGTGCCGGGCAGCGCGGCCTGATACCCGTCTCGTAAAGTCCCGACTCGTCGGGACTTTGCGAAGTCGCGGCCTTTCGGCCGGCGCCCGGTCGGGCGCTTCTCGCCCGCAATGCTCCGGCCAAAGGTCGGAACTTTGCGAGCTCGGTATGAGACACCGCTGCAAGACCGCTCCGGCGCGGCAGTCCGTCGGTCCGCCTCAGCCGGCGAGCAGGCGCATCGCCTCGGCGTGGACGCGGCGGTCGCCGCAGGCGAGGATGCGGCCGCCCTCGGAGGGGTCGCCGCCGTCCCAGGTGGTGACGATGCCGCCGGCCGCCTCGATCACCGGGATCAGCGCCACGATGTCGAAGGCCTTGAGACCGGCCTCGACCACGACGTCGACGTGGCCTGCTGCGACCATGCAGTAGGCGTAGCAGTCGCAGCCGTAGCGGGCGAGACGGGCGGCGCGCTCGACGCGGTCGTAGGCCGTCTTCTCCTCGGGCGTGAAGATGTGCGGCGTGGTGGTGAACAGCGTGGCGTCGGCGAGGCTGGCGCAGGGCCGGGTCGCGAGCGTGCGCGGGCCGCCCGGGCCGCGGTAGAGCGCGCCATCGGGTCCGCCGGAGAAGCGCTCGCCGGTGAACGGCTGCACCATCATGCCCGCGAGCGGCTTGCCGTGCCGCTTCAGGCCGATCAGCGTGCCCCAGACCGGCAGGCCGGAGATGAAGGCACGGGTGCCGTCGATCGGATCGACGACCCAGACGTGCTCGGCGTCGAGGCCGACGGGGGCGAATTCCTCGCCGAGGATGCCGTGGTCGGGGTGCTCGGCGGCGATCACCGCGCGGATCGCCTCCTCGGCGGCACGGTCGGCGACGGTGACCGGGTCGAAGCCGCGGGCCTCCTTGTTGTCGACGTCGAGGCGGGTGCGGAAATGCGGCAGGATCGCCGCGGTGGCGACGTCGCCCAAACGGTCGAGGAACGGGGTCCAGCTCTGGGATTCCCGCATGGCTGTCATGTCCTTTGCGATGGGCTGCCGGGGGAGGGGACCGGAGATCGGCGGTCTTGTCGGGCTAATTACTTGGATACGCGAAGAAATTCAAGGCGGCCGCGCGGCCCGGGCGCGGGAAACGACGCCGACGCACGAGGCGCGCCTGGAATTTGGGCAGGTGCGACATTCCGGCATTCTTGACCGGGGTTCGTTTGGGCTTCATTTTGTTGCGGTGCGGCACGGCTTCCGTGTCGTACTGCCCTCCTTGGGCGTTTCCTCCCTAAGACTTGGGCCGTCGCTCCCGCGACGGCCCTTTTTCTTTCCCGGCGCGGTGACGTAGCGGCAAGTTCCCGATCCCGTTGGGAATTTCGCTTCTGCGAGGGCGGGCCGGGCCGCTACTCGGCGGCGAGGCGGCTCGGAGCGGGGGTGAGGAGCGCGACGGGGAACTCGAAGAGCTGGCGTGCGAAGCGGCCGAGATCGTGCCGCAGTGCGGCAAAGCCGGCGGTGGGCTCGAAGGTGCGCTCGTCCATGTAGAGCCCGCGGTTGACCTCGACCTGGATGGCGTGGAGGCCCTTGGCCGGACGGCCGTAGTGCTCGGTGATGAAGCCGCCGGCATAGGGCTTGTTGACGGCGACGGTGTAGCCGAGATCGACCAGCACGTCGGCGGCGTGCTCGACCAGGGCGCGGGCGGCGCTGGTGCCGTAGCGGTCGCCGAGCACGACGTCGGCGCGCGCGCGCGGGTCCTGACCGCGCACCGACGACGGCATCGAGTGGCAGTCGATCAGCACGGCCGCGCCGAAGGCGACGTGGGTCTGGGCGAGCAGGCGGCGCAGGGCGGCGTGGTAGGGCTTGTAGATCGCCTCGATCCGTCCGAGCGCCTCCTCGACCGGGATCGGCGCCGGGTAGATCTCCTCCTGCTCGGCGACGACGCGGGCGATCGTGCCGAGGCCGCCGGCGACGCGGATCGAGCGGACGTTGGCGTAGGACGGCAGCCGGCCCACGAACATCTTGGGGTCGAGCTCGTAGGGCTCGCGGTTGACGTCGAGGAAGGCGCGCGGGAAGTGCGCGCGCAAGAGCGGTGCGCCCTCGGGGACGACGTGGTCGAACAGGCGGTCGACGTGGGCGTCCTCGGAGAGGCGGATCCGGCGGGCGTCGAGCCGGGTGGCGCCGAGGAAGGCCGCGGGATAGGCGGCGCCGGAGTGCGGCGAGTTGAAGACGAAGGGCAGCGTCTGGGCCTGCGGGGCGGCCACGTCGAACGGATCGGTGGTCTCGAAATCGGCGACGACGCGCATCGGAGCTCCGCTGCCGGGAATCGTCCCGCCCGGCTGGTCCGCGATGGTGCCCGCTTTGGCGGGGGCTGTCCACAAGCGGGACGGCGGGCGTGCCGGGCCGGGATCCCCGCTTACCCCATATTTACCGCGACGCCGCCTTATGGAATGAGTTCGATGAGCGAACGGCGGCCGGCGCCACGCGGGCCCGCCCCGGACCTTCCTGGGATCTGCGATGAACCGAATCCTCCTCGCCGAAGACGACAACGACATGCGCCGCTTCCTGGCGAAGGCGCTGAACAACGCCGGCTACGACGTGGTGTCGTTCGACAACGGCAAGAGCGCCTACGAGCGCCTGCGCGAGGAGCCGTTCACGCTGCTCCTCACCGACATCGTGATGCCCGAGATGGACGGCATCGAGCTCGCCCGCCGGGCGAGCGAGCTCGACCCCGACCTCAAGATCATGTTCATCACCGGCTTCGCCGCGGTGGCGCTGAACCCGGACAGCCAGGCGCCCAAGGACGCCAAGGTGCTGTCGAAGCCGTTCCACCTCAAGGACCTCGTCCGCGAGGTCGAGAAGATGCTGGCCGCCTGACCATGGTGCCGCGGCCGCGCGATCGCGCGGCCGCGGGAACGCCGAGATATCCGCGCGGGCGCCGTGTCAGGCCCCGCGCTTCTCCAGGGCGGCGGCCGCGACTTCCAGGAGGCCGTTGGCCTCGAGGAAGCTGC
This window harbors:
- a CDS encoding threonine aldolase family protein is translated as MHFASDNWAGASAPVAAALADVNHGLVPAYGGDDATRTATEWFAEIFEKEVSVFFVATGTAANALALAAFAKPGGFVFCHEAAHVAVDEAGAPEFFAGGGKLAPLPGPRGKIDAASLEAAIRRHQPPSVHNGRPVAVTITQASEWGTVYTPDEVREIAQVAHRHGLKLHMDGARFANALVALNVSAADLTWKAGVDVLSFGGTKNGCWCAEAVVMFDHRHADDLAYARKRAGQLFSKSRFVAAQFQGYFDHGHWLDNAVHANAMAKRLAGGIAQSKEGRLLFEPEANEVFAIWPKATSKRLRAAGASFYDWPAEGLPAEEMPAADEDLVRLVTSFATSKHDVAAFVKLLGAGDGIGV
- a CDS encoding Hsp20 family protein; this translates as MRQVDFSPLYRSTVGFDRLFSMLDQLATSDASGQTYPPYNIERTGDNAYRITIAVAGFSDADLAIEARENTLTVKGEKKAEAREGVEMLYRGIASRAFERRFQLADHVEVRGASLENGLLHVDLVREIPEEKRTRQIPIGRAEGAEKRIEATVN
- a CDS encoding alpha/beta hydrolase; translated protein: MDLLDLPDNPVPPDTAVVAAVTGDGVTLRVARFPADRRPVRGTVVIFQGRGEQIEKYFRVVGELRARGFAVVAFDWRGQGGSARLVGADVGHVGRFSDYRLDIEAVRRQVALPDCPPPFFGLGHSMGGHILLAAAEILPPWLSRLVLTAPMLDFQGQSRARLRRIAGLVCALGLGATGTPGHGERVAAVRRFEGNPLTGDRAMHRIMMDLTAIRPDLGVGTPTWRWVLEAARSMDRMDEPDFPATVPLPVLMVNSGGDRIVSPAAVERMARRLRTAGYVLVPGAEHEVTMERPAYRAQFWAAFDAFVPGSAA
- the hisN gene encoding histidinol-phosphatase, which gives rise to MRESQSWTPFLDRLGDVATAAILPHFRTRLDVDNKEARGFDPVTVADRAAEEAIRAVIAAEHPDHGILGEEFAPVGLDAEHVWVVDPIDGTRAFISGLPVWGTLIGLKRHGKPLAGMMVQPFTGERFSGGPDGALYRGPGGPRTLATRPCASLADATLFTTTPHIFTPEEKTAYDRVERAARLARYGCDCYAYCMVAAGHVDVVVEAGLKAFDIVALIPVIEAAGGIVTTWDGGDPSEGGRILACGDRRVHAEAMRLLAG
- a CDS encoding N-formylglutamate amidohydrolase, producing MRVVADFETTDPFDVAAPQAQTLPFVFNSPHSGAAYPAAFLGATRLDARRIRLSEDAHVDRLFDHVVPEGAPLLRAHFPRAFLDVNREPYELDPKMFVGRLPSYANVRSIRVAGGLGTIARVVAEQEEIYPAPIPVEEALGRIEAIYKPYHAALRRLLAQTHVAFGAAVLIDCHSMPSSVRGQDPRARADVVLGDRYGTSAARALVEHAADVLVDLGYTVAVNKPYAGGFITEHYGRPAKGLHAIQVEVNRGLYMDERTFEPTAGFAALRHDLGRFARQLFEFPVALLTPAPSRLAAE
- the cpdR gene encoding cell cycle two-component system response regulator CpdR: MNRILLAEDDNDMRRFLAKALNNAGYDVVSFDNGKSAYERLREEPFTLLLTDIVMPEMDGIELARRASELDPDLKIMFITGFAAVALNPDSQAPKDAKVLSKPFHLKDLVREVEKMLAA